A window from Branchiostoma floridae strain S238N-H82 chromosome 16, Bfl_VNyyK, whole genome shotgun sequence encodes these proteins:
- the LOC118403251 gene encoding uncharacterized protein LOC118403251 isoform X1, whose translation MRLRFLQGDVHNAEFDERSRVEALQEISLVRSERSKAEQVEQLVGTIFFKDQPYEVCSNVAGKLRLRFREGEVSNAEFDERSKLEVLEELQQVRQNLLKAEKVDQVVGTIFYKDQPYEVCQDVAGQMRLMFRGEVHNVEADDSTILERTEELEQVKEAVQAAERVDQVVGTIVYKDRPYEICKDLAGGMKLRFSEGNVSNAEFDYRTVIETQEEIERMRVERLAQEQVDQSDVGTRYDRDIPPPTIGAVKASMAEKFKRGDVHNAEFDLAEKERTVGELKFVQEERAKAEPVEQVVGTIYYKEEPYEVCQDVNTGTMRLRFLQGKAWNAELREVGKLELAEEIELVKSLRRPTGKLFIEQSVGTVYFKDHPYDICKDTAGNLRLRFQKGDVHNAELDQTFRIESIEEIEQVKRERAGAQPVDQVVGTIYIKEIPYNVCKDVTGSMKLKFREGDVHNVEVDERTQLERMEELSTVKEARAQTVVEDQIVGTIYYKDQPYEICRDAAGQMRLRFQKGDVHNAEFDLRSKLETVEEIERVKEAVQSAERVEQVVGTIYFKDQPYEVCRDTAGSMRIRFLKGDVHNAEFDLASREQVIQELAEVKESIASAEKVDQIVGTVYFKDKPYEVCRDVSGAMKLRFTKGEVSNAEFDTRSREQVEEEISMVKEAVSSAERVEQVVGTIYYKDQPYDVCRDVTGAMRMRFRTEDVHNAEFDTREREEIEYEIQRVKEERAQAEFEDQIVGTIYYKDQPYEVCRDTVGRLQIRWGQGDVQNAELTDVGKLKLAEEIEEVHKERAHAGRIKQDVGAIYDKEAPGPEVGKLKWQMQQKFKEGDVFNAELDRTDWLQAQQEIERVRIERKDFQPEDQVVGTIYFKDQPYEVCKDVTGALRLMFRTGEVIHADFDESFRLQALEEIEEVRRERAQAQFEEQIVGTVYYKDQPYDICQDLAGKLRLRFLQGDVHNAELTDVGKLELQREIEEVERERVGAQPIDQRVGTNYTPEKPTKDVGKVKWAMQNKFKKGDVSNIEIDREYYQQKAQELEEVKVGRLQFEPVEQVVGTVYYKEIPFEVCKDVGGQLRMRFRQGNVSNIEVDEETRMMTLKELELVQEERKKAVFEQQTVGTVYWKDKPYEICRDTAGKLLMRFLEGDVHNAELADVGKLQLQEEIQEVQKERANVQPLNQQVGTNYTPEKPTKDVGKVKWTMQDKFKKGDVSNIEINREYYEEKAKEIEEVKVGRLNFEAEEQVVGTVYYKDRPYEVCRDLAGQLRMRFAQGNVSNIEIDEETRRRALEELELVREEREKAVFEEQTVGTVYWKDKPYEICRDTTGKLLMHFMEGDVHNAELRDVGKLEIKQEIEEVQKERASAQPLDQQVGTNYTPEKAPADIGKIKWSMQNKFKKGDVSNIEIDREYYVEKEKELEEVKVGRLNFEQVDQQVGTVYEKDVVPAAVKAVKKEASRKFKTGDVSNAELDVSSRMEALQELEEVRTERSQMEFEQQVVGSVYEKDVPPPECKVRRFVAEKFKKGDVSNIEINREIFEQKQKELEEVRVGRLSVEAEDQIVGARYDKEVIPSRIDTAKEARMKFLQGQVSNAELDDRTRQEALAELESVRSARLQMEEVRQEVGTRYDKDLPPPECSQVKKIVAAKFKEGDVHNAELDFRSRLEAEKEIERVLVERQQYEDEVLPVGTVVEKERADLVCRDASRQVKGRFINGVVEDEHEHDPGLKEREEITEEILLIRQRQLEEEERLIRERFERGEIISEEVIQKLRESRRRIQEEIEEYVLTTPTEIRVVYESEPVESDLPCEGDMEDVPVVLGKSKNVRKRFESLGDREELVIMHVPKDRVWKAVPARQPAKKHEVVKLEMIRSARVQVERPSGLSPHQFLPPHVPPTPLPRTEPPKKAVPVPEKPPTPPPEKKVVFTPKPTPSPAKKHKVVKVEMIRNARVQLEKPSGQSPHQFLPPRVPPTPPPRTEPPKVTFEEPTLVPAAEPRRVTVGPVAATKTVAKALVAEPVRGPKTVVTGPVVESRVVATGGRDVSTKREESRDVSIKRDETRKIFVGPAQVTTKVETVRGDPSVQRHVETGPVEEVREVITDPDGTKRTIIRRRVVKTTKTTTSTPVITKRVETKTHAASANGMMGSGTNMAAPDSPSDEEELQEFGPVWGNSYSGTESHHVLEEGDVIFRGIRSQGNQDDHPTSIPWGREGGNTDKTGSFPG comes from the exons ATGCGGCTCCGCTTCTTGCAAGGTGACGTCCACAACGCTGAGTTTGACGAGAGGTCGAGGGTAGAGGCTCTCCAAGAGATTTCTCTGGTCCGCAGCGAAAGATCTAAGGCCGAACAGGTTGAGCAGCTTGTAGGCACGATATTCTTCAAGGATCAACCCTACGAAGTTTGCTCGAACGTGGCCGGGAAGTTGAGGCTGCGCTTCCGCGAAGGAGAAGTCAGCAACGCCGAGTTCGACGAGCGGTCGAAGCTAGAGGTGTTAGAGGAACTCCAACAAGTGAGGCAGAATCTTCTGAAAGCAGAAAAAGTGGATCAGGTGGTCGGAACCATCTTCTACAAGGATCAGCCGTACGAGGTTTGTCAGGATGTGGCTGGTCAGATGCGACTGATGTTCAGAGGAGAGGTTCACAACGTCGAAGCAGACGACAGCACAATTCTGGAGAGAACTGAAGAGCTGGAACAGGTGAAGGAAGCCGTGCAGGCAGCCGAGCGCGTTGACCAAGTGGTCGGCACGATTGTCTACAAGGACCGGCCCTACGAAATCTGCAAGGATCTCGCTGGTGGCATGAAATTACGCTTCTCGGAAGGAAACGTCTCAAACGCGGAGTTCGACTACAGAACCGTCATTGAAACACAGGAGGAGATAGAGCGCATGCGCGTCGAACGGCTCGCACAGGAGCAAGTCGACCAATCAGATGTCGGCACCCGTTACGACAGAGATATCCCTCCGCCGACAATAGGGGCAGTGAAGGCCTCAATGGCCGAGAAGTTCAAGCGTGGAGACGTACACAATGCTGAATTTGACCTAGCTGAGAAAGAGCGGACAGTGGGTGAACTCAAGTTCGTACAAGAAGAGCGAGCCAAAGCCGAGCCGGTGGAGCAAGTCGTCGGCACCATTTACTACAAGGAGGAGCCATACGAAGTCTGCCAAGATGTCAACACGGGCACCATGCGCCTGCGGTTCCTTCAAGGCAAAGCCTGGAATGCCGAGCTGCGCGAAGTCGGAAAACTGGAACTCGCAGAGGAAATCGAGCTGGTGAAGTCGCTTAGACGCCCCACAGGAAAGCTCTTCATCGAACAATCCGTTGGAACCGTGTATTTCAAAGATCATCCCTACGACATCTGTAAGGACACGGCAGGAAACCTTCGTCTTCGCTTCCAGAAGGGAGACGTGCACAATGCTGAGCTCGACCAGACGTTCCGGATAGAGTCCATTGAAGAGATCGAACAAGTGAAACGAGAGAGAGCAGGCGCCCAGCCCGTCGACCAGGTGGTCGGTACGATCTACATCAAGGAGATTCCTTACAATGTCTGCAAGGATGTCACAGGAAGCATGAAGCTCAAGTTCCGCGAAGGCGATGTACACAACGTAGAAGTTGACGAGCGCACGCAACTGGAAAGAATGGAAGAGCTGTCCACAGTTAAAGAAGCCCGTGCCCAAACAGTCGTCGAAGACCAGATCGTCGGCACAATCTACTACAAGGACCAACCCTACGAAATCTGCCGTGACGCCGCTGGACAGATGCGGCTTAGATTTCAAAAAGGGGATGTCCATAATGCTGAATTTGACCTACGATCAAAGCTTGAAACTGTTGAAGAAATTGAGCGAGTGAAAGAGGCGGTGCAGAGCGCCGAGAGGGTTGAGCAAGTCGTCGGCACGATTTACTTCAAGGATCAGCCTTACGAGGTGTGTAGGGATACCGCCGGCTCTATGCGGATCCGCTTCCTCAAGGGTGACGTGCACAACGCAGAATTCGACCTGGCATCTCGGGAACAGGTGATCCAAGAGCTCGCAGAAGTCAAGGAATCCATCGCCAGCGCCGAGAAGGTAGACCAAATAGTCGGTACTGTTTACTTTAAGGATAAGCCGTACGAAGTTTGTCGCGATGTCTCAGGCGCAATGAAGCTACGCTTCACCAAGGGAGAAGTCTCCAACGCTGAGTTCGACACGCGCTCAAGGGAACAAGTCGAGGAGGAGATCTCCATGGTCAAGGAAGCTGTCTCCTCCGCCGAACGTGTAGAACAAGTTGTGGGAACGATCTATTACAAAGACCAACCGTATGACGtttgccgtgacgtcacagggGCCATGCGCATGAGGTTCCGTACTGAAGACGTCCACAACGCCGAATTTGACACGCGCGAAAGGGAAGAGATTGAGTACGAGATCCAGCGCGTCAAGGAAGAGCGTGCCCAAGCGGAGTTTGAAGACCAGATTGTCGGGACGATCTACTACAAGGACCAGCCTTACGAGGTTTGCCGGGACACTGTTGGTCGCCTGCAGATCCGCTGGGGACAAGGCGACGTGCAAAACGCCGAGCTCACCGATGTTGGCAAGCTGAAACTTGCCGAGGAAATAGAAGAGGTGCATAAGGAACGGGCGCATGCTGGGCGCATCAAACAGGACGTGGGAGCAATCTATGACAAAGAAGCCCCCGGACCAGAGGTCGGGAAACTCAAGTGGCAAATGCAGCAGAAATTCAAAGAAGGTGACGTCTTCAACGCCGAGCTTGACCGCACTGATTGGCTGCAGGCTCAACAAGAGATTGAACGCGTTCGGATCGAGCGCAAGGACTTCCAGCCTGAGGACCAAGTGGTCGGGACTATATATTTCAAGGATCAGCCATACGAGGTCTGCAAAGACGTCACTGGAGCTCTTCGACTTATGTTCCGCACAGGCGAGGTCATACATGCTGACTTCGACGAGTCTTTCCGCCTCCAGGCGTTGGAGGAGATTGAGGAAGTGAGGCGGGAGAGAGCTCAGGCTCAGTTTGAAGAGCAGATCGTCGGCACGGTGTATTACAAAGACCAGCCTTACGACATATGTCAGGACCTAGCGGGAAAGCTCCGGCTCAGGTTCCTGCAGGGAGATGTTCACAACGCCGAGCTGACAGACGTCGGGAAACTTGAGCTTCAACGCGAGATAGAGGAAGTTGAGCGAGAGCGAGTCGGCGCGCAGCCGATAGACCAGCGTGTCGGGACCAACTACACCCCGGAGAAACCCACCAAGGACGTCGGAAAGGTGAAGTGGGCCATGCAAAACAAGTTCAAGAAAGGCGACGTCTCAAACATCGAAATCGACAGAGAGTACTACCAACAAAAGGCACAGGAATTGGAAGAAGTCAAAGTTGGACGCTTGCAATTCGAGCCAGTGGAACAGGTTGTCGGTACAGTGTACTACAAGGAGATACCGTTCGAAGTCTGCAAGGATGTCGGTGGGCAACTGAGGATGCGTTTCAGACAGGGCAACGTCAGCAATATTGAAGTAGACGAAGAAACCCGAATGATGACCTTAAAGGAGCTTGAactggtccaagaagaaaggaagaaagctGTCTTCGAACAGCAAACTGTAGGAACAGTTTATTGGAAAGATAAGCCATATGAAATATGTAGAGACACTGCCGGCAAGCTGCTGATGCGTTTCCTAGAAGGCGATGTCCACAATGCAGAACTTGCCGACGTCGGTAAACTCCAACTGCAAGAGGAGATACAAGAAGTGCAGAAAGAAAGAGCGAACGTGCAGCCACTCAACCAGCAGGTTGGCACAAATTACACTCCAGAAAAACCGACCAAAGACGTCGGTAAAGTCAAATGGACCATGCAAGACAAGTTTAAGAAAGGCGATGTCAGCAACATAGAGATAAACCGAGAATACTACGAAGAAAAGGCCAAGGAGATCGAGGAGGTTAAAGTGGGACGTCTCAACTTTGAAGCAGAAGAGCAAGTTGTAGGCACGGTGTACTACAAGGACCGACCTTACGAAGTGTGTAGGGATCTTGCCGGACAGTTGAGAATGCGTTTTGCACAAGGAAATGTGAGCAACATAGAAATAGACGAAGAGACAAGACGGAGAGCCCTTGAGGAACTGGAGCTAGTCCGCGAAGAACGAGAGAAAGCCGTGTTCGAGGAACAGACTGTAGGGACGGTATACTGGAAAGACAAGCCTTACGAAATCTGTAGGGACACCACTGGCAAACTTTTGATGCATTTTATGGAGGGCGATGTTCACAACGCCGAGCTTCGCGATGTAGGGAAGTTAGAAATCAAACAAGAGATCGAAGAAGTTCAAAAAGAAAGAGCAAGTGCCCAACCTCTTGATCAACAAGTGGGAACAAACTACACTCCAGAAAAAGCTCCCGCTGACATTGGAAAAATCAAATGGTCTATGCAAAACAAGTTCAAGAAGGGAGACGTGTCTAACATTGAAATTGATCGGGAATATTATGTCGAGAAAGAGAAGGAACTTGAAGAAGTCAAAGTCGGACGTCTTAACTTTGAGCAAGTTGATCAACAAGTCGGCACGGTTTACGAGAAGGACGTGGTTCCTGCAGCAGTCAAGGCTGTCAAGAAGGAAGCGTCGAGGAAGTTCAAGAcaggtgacgtcagcaatgCCGAACTTGACGTCAGTTCCCGGATGGAGGCGCTCCAGGAGTTGGAGGAAGTCCGCACCGAGCGCTCGCAGATGGAATTCGAGCAGCAGGTGGTCGGATCCGTCTACGAGAAAGACGTTCCTCCGCCTGAATGCAAAGTGCGCAGATTCGTCGCCGAGAAATTCAAGAAGGGTGACGTGTCAAACATCGAGATCAACCGGGAGATCTTCGAGCAGAAACAGAAGGAGCTCGAGGAGGTTCGTGTCGGCCGGCTGAGTGTCGAGGCGGAGGACCAGATTGTCGGCGCACGGTACGACAAGGAGGTGATACCGTCCAGAATCGACACGGCCAAGGAAGCGAGGATGAAGTTCCTGCAGGGACAAGTGTCTAACGCCGAGCTGGACGACCGGACGCGTCAGGAGGCGCTGGCGGAGCTGGAGTCGGTCCGGTCCGCCCGGCTGCAAATGGAAGAGGTGCGGCAAGAAGTCGGCACCAG GTACGACAAGGATCTTCCACCACCCGAGTGCAGCCAAGTCAAAAAGATTGTAGCAGCCAAGTTCAAAGAAGGGGATGTTCACAACGCAGAGTTGGACTTCCGTTCGAGACTCGAAGCAGAAAAG GAAATAGAGCGTGTACTGGTGGAGAGGCAGCAGTACGAGGACGAGGTACTTCCGGTGGGTACGGTGGTGGAGAAGGAGCGTGCAGATCTGGTGTGTAGGGACGCCTCGCGCCAGGTCAAAGGTCGCTTCATCAACGGAGTTGTCGAGGACGAGCACGAGCACGACCCTGGCCTGAAGGAACGAGAAGAAATCACCGAG GAAATCCTGTTGATCCGTCAGAGACAGCTTGAGGAAGAGGAGCGCCTGATCAGGGAGCGGTTCGAGCGCGGCGAGATCATCAGTGAGGAGGTGATCCAGAAGCTGAGGGAATCCCGTAGGAGGATCCAGGAGGAGATCGAG GAGTACGTGTTGACGACTCCGACAGAGATCCGAGTGGTGTACGAGTCTGAGCCAGTAGAAAGCGACCTGCCCTGCGAAGGTGATATGGAAGACGTTCCCGTGGTGCTCGGCAAGTCCAAGAACGTTCGGAAGCGCTTCGAGAGCCTGGGAGACCGGGAGGAGCTGGTCATCATGCACGTGCCGAAGGACAGGGTCTGG AAAGCTGTTCCTGCACGCCAGCCTGCCAAGAAACACGAG GTGGTGAAGTTGGAGATGATACGTAGCGCCAGGGTTCAGGTGGAGAGACCGAGCGGCCTGTCTCCGCACCAATTCCTCCCTCCCCACGTCCCCCCAACACCGCTCCCAAGGACCGAACCACCAAAG AAAGCTGTACCTGTCCCCGAGAAGCCGCCGACGCCGCCACCGGAGAAGAAGGTGGTGTTCACTCCCAAACCTACACCCTCGCCTGCCAAAAAACACAAG GTGGTTAAAGTGGAGATGATACGGAACGCCAGGGTTCAGTTAGAGAAGCCGAGCGGCCAGTCTCCGCACCAATTCCTCCCTCCCCGCGTCCCCCCTACACCGCCCCCACGGACCGAACCGCCAAAG GTGACGTTTGAAGAGCCAACCCTGGTGCCCGCAGCCGAGCCCCGTAGAGTGACGGTTGGTCCCGTAGCCGCTACCAAGACTGTGGCAAAGGCGCTCGTCGCCGAGCCAGTGAGAGGCCCCAAGACTGTGGTCACCGGGCCCGTCGTAGAGTCACGAGTAGTGGCGACCGGTGGCCGAGATGTATCGACCAAACGCGAGGAAAGCCGAGACGTCTCGATCAAACGCGATGAAACCCGAAAGATATTCGTCGGGCCAGCCCAAGTGACCACAAAAGTTGAAACGGTG AGGGGCGACCCGAGCGTACAGCGCCACGTGGAGACCGGGCCCGTGGAAGAGGTACGGGAGGTCATCACGGACCCAGACGGCACCAAACGCACCATCATCCGCCGCCGGGTCGTCAAGACCACCAAGACAACTACCAGCACTCCCGTCATCACCAAGCGGGTGGAAACCAAGACACATGCG GCGAGTGCGAACGGCATGATGGGAAGTGGCACAAACATGGCTGCCCCAGACTCACCCAGTGATGAGGAGGAACTTCAGGAATTTG GTCCGGTCTGGGGTAACTCGTACAGCGGAACAGAAAGTCACCATGTCCTCGAAGAAGGTGACGTCATCTTCCGGGGAATCCGTAGCCAAGGCAACCAAGACGATCACCCGACAAGTATCCCCTGGGGACGTGAGGGTGGAAACACAGATAAAACAGGCTCGTTCCCAGGATAA